A single window of Deltaproteobacteria bacterium DNA harbors:
- a CDS encoding tRNA-dihydrouridine synthase codes for MSAPTLRDPLAIGALRLRNRLYRAPVLEGAGRAKDPAAEYARHFVPGARAGLGLIVQGNTIVLPQGRTSPGMSAIGERDHLLALAPMVRAVHDAGGAIAIQLGHGGIFALESWHREFASIRSGAPFAPSPIPLWMRAVLGRVHVLATREVDALVRRFGLVASWAREAGYDAVQLAGANAKLLHQFLSPTYNRRDDRYGGSPSARFRILREIRESIAEQAGADFPVLLKLAAEEHGAFGRRWGLELGIEYARMAEDAGFDAITPVAADSMPNTAICRGAYPAEMFAKERISRMYRDAGGRRAKPVASLAARVAAKRYPFAPVWNREVFRSVKAAVKIPVFAVGGIRTRAEAEEILARGEADLVGVGRPFYAEPELARRFLDDTAPDGSACENSNNCVVAQMLGMPAACYNSGVHKKIAAARS; via the coding sequence ATGAGCGCGCCGACGCTGCGAGATCCCCTCGCGATCGGCGCGCTTCGTCTGCGCAATCGCCTCTACCGCGCGCCGGTGCTCGAAGGCGCCGGCCGCGCGAAGGATCCCGCCGCCGAGTACGCCCGCCATTTCGTTCCGGGAGCGCGAGCGGGGCTCGGCCTCATCGTTCAGGGCAACACCATCGTGCTCCCGCAGGGCCGCACGTCGCCGGGGATGTCGGCGATCGGCGAACGCGATCACCTCCTCGCCCTCGCGCCCATGGTCCGCGCCGTACACGACGCCGGCGGCGCCATCGCGATCCAACTCGGCCACGGCGGCATCTTCGCTCTGGAGAGCTGGCACCGCGAATTCGCTTCGATCCGTTCCGGAGCGCCGTTCGCGCCGAGCCCGATCCCGCTGTGGATGCGCGCGGTGCTCGGTCGCGTGCACGTCCTCGCGACGCGCGAAGTCGACGCACTCGTCCGCCGATTCGGCCTCGTCGCTTCCTGGGCGCGCGAGGCCGGCTACGACGCCGTGCAACTCGCCGGGGCGAACGCCAAGCTGCTGCATCAGTTTCTCTCGCCGACCTACAATCGCCGCGACGACCGCTACGGCGGCTCGCCGTCGGCGCGGTTTCGCATCCTGCGCGAGATCCGCGAGTCGATCGCCGAGCAGGCGGGCGCCGACTTTCCGGTGCTGCTCAAGCTCGCCGCCGAGGAGCACGGCGCGTTCGGCCGGCGCTGGGGCCTCGAACTGGGCATCGAATACGCCCGCATGGCCGAGGACGCGGGCTTCGACGCCATCACACCGGTCGCCGCGGATTCCATGCCGAACACCGCGATCTGCCGCGGCGCGTATCCCGCGGAAATGTTCGCGAAGGAACGCATCTCCCGGATGTACCGGGACGCCGGCGGACGCAGGGCGAAACCCGTTGCGTCGCTGGCCGCCCGCGTCGCCGCGAAGCGATATCCGTTCGCGCCGGTGTGGAATCGAGAAGTGTTCCGCTCAGTTAAGGCCGCGGTGAAGATTCCCGTCTTCGCCGTCGGAGGCATCCGCACGCGTGCCGAGGCCGAGGAGATTCTCGCTCGCGGCGAGGCCGATCTCGTCGGCGTCGGTCGGCCGTTTTACGCCGAGCCCGAACTCGCGCGGCGGTTCCTCGACGATACCGCCCCGGATGGCTCCGCGTGCGAAAACAGCAACAACTGCGTCGTGGCTCAGATGCTGGGCATGCCGGCCGCCTGCTACAACTCGGGCGTGCACAAAAAGATCGCCGCCGCGCGGTCTTGA
- a CDS encoding response regulator, with protein sequence MAYTEQGGSAGGRKAGRGMRVLIIEDDEVSAEILQSFVRHHDAEAQTTWAWNGYEALIAIKDFAPDLILLDYMMPRFDGLDFLKTMRTLDGARDAYIAVISAFVDKAKEREFFQAGASVVLSKPIDPAQVRAVMEKTGVAKKPVRSRPAPPKASAKTAAKKKAAPKRTA encoded by the coding sequence ATGGCGTACACTGAACAGGGCGGATCGGCCGGCGGACGCAAGGCGGGTCGCGGCATGCGCGTCCTGATCATCGAGGACGACGAGGTCTCCGCCGAAATCCTTCAGAGTTTCGTGCGTCACCACGACGCGGAGGCGCAGACGACATGGGCGTGGAACGGATACGAGGCGCTGATCGCCATCAAGGACTTCGCGCCCGACCTGATCCTGCTCGACTACATGATGCCGCGTTTCGACGGGCTCGACTTCCTGAAGACCATGCGCACGCTCGACGGGGCGCGCGACGCCTACATCGCCGTCATCTCGGCGTTTGTCGACAAGGCGAAGGAGCGCGAGTTCTTTCAGGCCGGCGCCAGTGTGGTGCTTTCCAAGCCGATCGATCCGGCGCAGGTGCGCGCGGTGATGGAAAAGACCGGCGTCGCGAAAAAGCCGGTGCGGTCGAGACCCGCGCCCCCGAAGGCTTCGGCCAAGACCGCCGCGAAGAAAAAGGCCGCGCCGAAACGCACCGCCTGA